The Kiloniellales bacterium genome includes a window with the following:
- a CDS encoding response regulator, translating to MAQERAVLGPVDLPLQEKIRLFCLAEETAHIGHWRWTVDSGHLYWSDEVYRIHGLDPDGFEPSIDGAIAAYHPDDRELVRRHLERSLADKEGFGFELRLVRPDGGLRHVVVQGLCELDDHGKVEALLGVVQDVTERRLAERALSASEQRFRDFADVASDWFWEMDAQLRIVYLSDRWSDITGLDPTGLLGKTRREFISNPDTPYVQAHLRQLDAREPFKDFRYEHVDASGRSHHWQISGKPIYDDQGIFRGYRGTGTDVTAEVELRRAERVAKEQAELANRAKSDFLANMSHEIRTPLNGVLGMLGLLLDTELDEDQHLFASVSRRSGEQLLDLINDLLDFSKIESGKVELEIASFNLISAVDGVAELLSQRASDKEIDFAVFVSPEIPTQLTGDVGRLRQILMNLTDNAIKFTDAGGVAIEVLLDPVSRADGLICLRFDVTDSGMGIPPEEMDKLFQRFSRIDDSSTRRHGGSGLGLAISKQLVELMGGEIGVESEPDEGSRFWFRVPLGIETGAVDRCRFKAARSALEKERTLIVEPQPVSRRILDLQLASLGARAVAVEGAAAAREALAAAGAAGRRFTSAVISDALDEQERQDLVRLIQEQSGDRPPFLVLSAHYSGLDAAEARELGYGCCLIKPVRPSSLLDCALPSAGTKAVRVTPAGQNGEGESAGAGEPRARVLVAEDNQVNAMLARTVLAQAGHYADCVGNGREVLEALESRPYDIVLMDMQMPIMDGLTTSRRIRGLKGEIARIPIIALTANAMSDDRDRCLDAGMNDYISKPFYPDDLLRKIRAWTAPEAAAAKDAACAEAATASSRETALGELLRLLDRVEAELYPERHL from the coding sequence ATGGCGCAGGAGCGGGCAGTTCTGGGCCCGGTCGATCTTCCCTTGCAGGAAAAGATCCGGCTCTTCTGCCTGGCCGAGGAGACGGCGCACATCGGCCATTGGCGCTGGACCGTCGACAGCGGCCATCTCTATTGGTCCGACGAGGTCTACCGGATCCACGGGCTCGACCCGGACGGCTTCGAGCCTTCCATCGACGGCGCCATCGCGGCCTATCATCCCGACGACCGCGAGCTGGTCCGGCGCCATCTGGAGCGCTCGCTGGCCGACAAGGAGGGCTTCGGCTTCGAGCTCCGCCTGGTGCGGCCGGACGGCGGCCTGCGCCATGTCGTGGTCCAGGGGCTCTGCGAGCTGGACGACCACGGCAAGGTCGAGGCCCTGCTCGGCGTGGTCCAGGACGTCACCGAGCGGCGCCTGGCCGAGCGGGCGCTCAGCGCCAGCGAGCAAAGGTTCCGGGACTTCGCCGACGTCGCCTCCGACTGGTTCTGGGAGATGGACGCCCAGCTGCGCATCGTCTATCTGTCCGACCGCTGGAGCGACATCACCGGGCTCGACCCGACCGGCCTGCTGGGCAAGACCCGGCGCGAGTTCATCAGCAACCCCGACACGCCCTACGTCCAGGCCCACCTCAGGCAGCTGGACGCCCGGGAGCCCTTCAAGGACTTCCGCTACGAGCACGTCGATGCCTCCGGCAGGAGCCATCACTGGCAGATCAGCGGCAAGCCGATCTACGACGATCAGGGGATTTTCAGGGGCTACCGCGGCACCGGGACCGACGTCACGGCCGAGGTCGAGCTGCGCCGCGCCGAGCGGGTGGCAAAGGAGCAGGCCGAGCTGGCCAACCGGGCGAAGTCCGACTTCCTGGCGAACATGAGCCACGAGATCCGGACGCCGCTGAACGGTGTCCTGGGCATGCTCGGCCTTCTGCTCGACACCGAGCTGGACGAGGATCAGCACCTCTTCGCTTCGGTTTCCCGGCGCTCGGGCGAGCAGCTTCTCGACCTCATCAACGACCTCCTCGACTTCTCGAAGATCGAGTCCGGCAAGGTCGAGCTCGAGATTGCCAGCTTCAATCTGATCTCCGCCGTCGACGGGGTCGCCGAGCTGCTCAGCCAGCGCGCATCGGACAAGGAGATCGACTTCGCCGTCTTCGTGTCGCCCGAGATCCCGACGCAGCTGACGGGCGACGTCGGACGCCTGCGGCAGATCCTGATGAACCTGACCGACAACGCCATAAAGTTCACCGACGCCGGCGGGGTCGCGATCGAGGTCTTGCTGGATCCGGTTTCGCGCGCCGACGGCCTCATCTGCCTGCGCTTCGACGTCACCGACAGCGGGATGGGCATACCGCCGGAGGAAATGGACAAGCTCTTCCAGCGCTTTTCCCGGATCGACGATTCCTCGACCCGGCGGCACGGCGGCTCCGGGCTGGGTCTCGCGATCAGCAAGCAGCTGGTCGAGCTGATGGGCGGCGAGATCGGCGTCGAGAGCGAGCCCGACGAAGGCAGCCGCTTCTGGTTTCGGGTCCCGCTCGGGATCGAGACCGGCGCCGTGGATCGATGCCGCTTCAAGGCCGCGCGATCGGCGCTGGAGAAGGAGCGCACGCTGATCGTCGAACCGCAGCCGGTCAGCCGCCGGATCCTCGACCTGCAGCTGGCCTCCCTCGGCGCCCGCGCCGTGGCCGTGGAGGGCGCCGCGGCGGCCCGGGAGGCCCTGGCGGCGGCGGGGGCGGCCGGTCGCCGCTTCACCTCGGCGGTGATCAGCGACGCGCTGGACGAGCAGGAGCGGCAGGACCTGGTCCGCCTGATCCAGGAGCAGAGCGGCGACCGGCCCCCCTTCCTGGTGCTCTCGGCCCACTACTCCGGCTTGGACGCCGCCGAGGCCAGGGAGCTGGGCTACGGCTGCTGCCTGATCAAGCCGGTGCGCCCGAGCAGCCTGCTCGACTGTGCCCTGCCGTCGGCCGGGACCAAGGCGGTCCGGGTGACTCCGGCCGGGCAGAACGGCGAAGGCGAGTCTGCCGGCGCCGGCGAGCCGCGCGCCCGCGTCCTGGTCGCCGAGGACAACCAGGTTAACGCCATGCTGGCCCGGACCGTCCTGGCCCAGGCCGGGCACTACGCGGACTGCGTCGGCAACGGCCGGGAGGTGCTGGAAGCTTTGGAGAGCCGTCCCTACGACATCGTGCTCATGGACATGCAGATGCCGATCATGGACGGCCTGACCACGTCGCGGCGGATCCGCGGCCTGAAGGGCGAGATCGCCCGCATCCCGATCATCGCCCTGACGGCGAACGCCATGAGCGACGACCGCGACCGCTGCCTGGACGCGGGGATGAACGACTACATCTCGAAGCCCTTCTATCCCGACGACCTGCTCCGGAAGATCCGGGCCTGGACGGCCCCCGAGGCCGCGGCGGCGAAGGACGCGGCTTGCGCCGAAGCGGCCACGGCGTCCTCGCGTGAAACGGCGCTGGGCGAGTTGCTGCGCCTGCTCGACCGGGTCGAGGCGGAACTCTATCCCGAACGGCACCTCTAG
- a CDS encoding alkaline phosphatase D family protein encodes MSAGNKFNFLFSRRRFLTQASAGAGLALSGLVAAPRLSFAAARPRLTHGLQSGDVGMTSGVIWARADRPSRMIVDYATTESFRDARRLRGPAAISTSDFTAKMELRDLPSGQEIFYRVRFQDLADVNAESEPLVGRFRTAPAQKRSLRFCWTGDTCGQGWGINEDWGGMTGYEAMRRSQPDFLIHSGDTIYADGPIEAERKLEDGTIWKNVVTKEKSKVAETMTEFRGNYQYNLMDANVQRCNAEVPVLAQWDDHETVNNWYPNEVLTDDRYSVKSVGLLAARANRAFLEYMPIRTTGMDAEQIHRVIHYGPLLDIFMIDKRSFRADNGRNRQPQPGPETAFLGREQIAWLKRELLASKATWKLIASDMPVGLVVRDGDENFENGANGDGQVLGREHEIADLLRFIKHNDVKNTVWFTADVHYTAAHFYDPDKAQFQDFEPFWEFVSGPIHAGSYGPNAVDNTFGPQVVFAKHPPEGKKNLPPSDGLQFFGQVDIDGESEAMTVTLKDIAEQDLYSVTLEPKV; translated from the coding sequence ATGTCTGCAGGAAATAAGTTTAACTTCCTATTCTCCCGTCGCCGGTTTCTCACCCAGGCTTCGGCCGGTGCGGGCCTGGCCCTGTCCGGGCTGGTCGCGGCGCCGCGCCTGTCCTTCGCCGCGGCCCGGCCGCGCCTGACCCATGGGCTGCAGAGCGGCGACGTCGGCATGACCTCGGGCGTGATCTGGGCCCGGGCCGACCGACCATCGCGCATGATCGTGGACTACGCGACCACGGAGTCCTTCCGCGACGCCAGGCGGCTGCGCGGCCCCGCGGCGATCAGCACCAGCGATTTCACCGCCAAGATGGAGCTGCGCGACCTGCCCTCCGGCCAGGAGATATTCTACCGGGTCCGATTCCAGGACCTGGCCGACGTCAACGCCGAGAGCGAGCCTCTGGTCGGCCGCTTCCGGACCGCGCCGGCGCAGAAGCGGTCGCTCCGCTTCTGCTGGACCGGCGACACCTGCGGCCAGGGCTGGGGGATCAACGAGGACTGGGGCGGCATGACGGGCTACGAGGCGATGCGCCGCAGCCAGCCGGACTTCCTGATCCACTCCGGCGACACGATCTACGCCGACGGCCCCATCGAGGCCGAGCGCAAGCTGGAGGACGGCACGATCTGGAAGAACGTCGTCACCAAGGAAAAGTCCAAGGTCGCTGAGACCATGACCGAGTTCCGCGGCAACTACCAGTACAACCTGATGGACGCCAACGTGCAGCGCTGCAATGCCGAGGTGCCGGTCCTGGCCCAGTGGGACGACCATGAGACGGTGAACAACTGGTACCCCAACGAGGTCCTCACCGACGACCGCTACAGCGTCAAGAGCGTCGGCCTCCTGGCCGCGCGGGCGAACCGCGCCTTCCTCGAGTACATGCCGATCCGCACCACGGGGATGGACGCCGAGCAGATCCACCGGGTCATCCACTACGGGCCGCTGCTCGACATATTCATGATCGACAAGCGCAGCTTCCGGGCGGACAACGGCCGGAACCGGCAGCCGCAGCCGGGCCCCGAGACGGCCTTCCTGGGGCGGGAGCAGATCGCCTGGCTGAAGCGGGAGCTGCTGGCCAGCAAGGCGACCTGGAAGCTGATCGCTTCGGACATGCCCGTCGGCCTGGTGGTGCGCGACGGCGATGAGAACTTCGAGAACGGTGCCAACGGCGACGGCCAGGTGCTCGGCCGCGAGCACGAGATCGCCGACCTGCTGCGCTTCATCAAGCACAACGACGTCAAGAACACGGTCTGGTTCACCGCCGACGTGCACTACACCGCGGCCCATTTCTACGACCCGGACAAGGCGCAGTTCCAGGACTTCGAGCCCTTCTGGGAATTCGTCTCCGGGCCGATCCACGCCGGATCCTACGGGCCCAACGCGGTCGACAACACCTTTGGCCCGCAGGTGGTCTTCGCTAAGCACCCGCCCGAGGGGAAGAAGAACCTGCCGCCCTCCGACGGCCTGCAGTTCTTCGGCCAGGTCGACATCGACGGCGAGAGCGAGGCCATGACCGTCACCCTCAAGGACATCGCCGAGCAGGACCTCTACAGCGTCACCCTGGAGCCGAAGGTTTAG
- a CDS encoding VOC family protein has translation MTVRRIVANLKAADPSSARDFYETLLDLQVVMDLGWILTFAAEASAPPQISIASDGGSGTDVPDLSIEVDDLDEIYRRAIAAGYEIVYELTDEPWGVRRFFVRDPLGRTLNILSHSD, from the coding sequence ATGACCGTTCGACGCATTGTCGCCAACCTCAAGGCGGCGGATCCCAGCTCGGCCCGGGACTTCTATGAGACCCTGCTTGACCTCCAGGTCGTGATGGACCTGGGCTGGATCCTGACCTTTGCGGCCGAGGCGTCGGCACCGCCCCAGATCAGCATCGCCAGCGACGGCGGCTCGGGAACGGACGTTCCTGATCTCTCCATCGAGGTGGACGACTTGGACGAAATCTATCGGCGGGCGATCGCCGCCGGCTACGAGATCGTCTACGAGCTCACCGACGAGCCCTGGGGTGTTCGGCGCTTTTTCGTCCGCGATCCTCTTGGCCGGACCCTGAACATCCTGTCCCATTCGGATTAG
- a CDS encoding zinc finger domain-containing protein: MPELPDITDYIEALKPRLLGQPLAGIRRSSPFLLRSVAPPLAAFTDRPAVEILRLGKRIALGFEGDLWLVLHLMIAGRLHWKEAGAEIPGKRGLAAFDFPTGTLILTEAGSKRRASLHAEAGRAAMLAHHPGGLEVLETTLADFAAALRRENHTVKRALTDQRIFSGIGNAYSDEILHRARLSPVAMTAKLGDAEVERLFAGARETLNAWCDRLRRETGDGFPGKVTAFRPEMAVHGKFGQPCPVCGTEVQRIRHASNETNYCPRCQTEGRILADRSLSRLLKSDWPRNIEELEGRRKA, from the coding sequence ATGCCGGAGCTGCCCGACATCACCGACTACATCGAGGCCCTGAAGCCGCGGCTGCTCGGCCAGCCCCTGGCCGGGATCCGGCGCAGCAGCCCCTTCCTGCTGCGCAGCGTCGCGCCGCCGCTGGCGGCCTTCACGGACCGCCCGGCGGTCGAGATCCTGCGCCTTGGCAAGCGCATCGCCCTGGGCTTCGAGGGCGACCTCTGGCTGGTCCTGCACCTGATGATCGCCGGCCGTCTGCACTGGAAGGAGGCGGGCGCGGAGATCCCTGGGAAGCGCGGCCTGGCGGCCTTCGATTTCCCGACGGGGACCCTGATCCTGACCGAGGCGGGGTCCAAGAGGCGCGCCTCGCTCCACGCCGAGGCGGGACGCGCGGCCATGCTGGCGCACCATCCCGGCGGGCTGGAGGTCCTGGAGACGACGCTGGCCGACTTCGCCGCCGCCCTGCGGCGGGAGAACCACACCGTGAAGCGCGCCCTGACCGACCAGCGGATCTTCAGCGGCATCGGCAACGCCTATTCGGACGAGATCCTGCACCGGGCGCGGCTCTCGCCGGTCGCCATGACCGCCAAGCTCGGCGATGCCGAGGTCGAGCGGCTCTTCGCCGGGGCCCGGGAGACCCTGAACGCGTGGTGCGACCGCCTGCGCCGGGAGACCGGCGACGGCTTTCCCGGCAAGGTCACCGCCTTTCGGCCCGAGATGGCGGTGCATGGCAAGTTCGGCCAGCCCTGTCCGGTCTGCGGCACGGAAGTCCAGCGGATCCGCCACGCCAGCAACGAGACCAACTACTGCCCGCGCTGCCAGACCGAGGGCCGGATCCTGGCCGACCGCTCGCTTTCCCGCCTGCTCAAGTCCGACTGGCCGCGCAACATCGAAGAGCTGGAGGGCAGGCGCAAGGCGTGA
- a CDS encoding DUF4262 domain-containing protein: MPHDLPSPDLGVFTCSHVIEERQPILHVSHDADGDWQFLCGQDHRDLPSESCRLVCLKHLLARDASLAPLVGKLCRHWSAWRETPDAAWELQDDLETTIRDNIAEFGWHVMLVSGDADGPGFGYSIGLFEAFARPEILIVGLNAELMHAMINAIGEDLKAGAVFEAEGRHAGIIDGFDCAMRAVAPAHYPDYLGYARWYYGGDDFPVLHCVWPDRAGRFPWEDGFDPDLRDIQPDLR; this comes from the coding sequence ATGCCACACGATCTGCCGTCGCCCGACCTCGGAGTCTTCACCTGCTCGCACGTGATCGAGGAGAGGCAGCCGATCCTCCACGTCTCCCATGACGCCGACGGGGATTGGCAGTTCCTCTGCGGCCAGGATCACCGCGACCTGCCGTCGGAGAGCTGCAGGCTGGTCTGCCTGAAGCACCTTCTGGCGCGCGACGCCTCGCTGGCACCGCTGGTCGGCAAGCTCTGCCGCCACTGGTCGGCCTGGCGCGAGACGCCCGACGCGGCCTGGGAGCTCCAGGACGACCTGGAGACCACCATTCGGGACAACATCGCCGAGTTCGGCTGGCACGTCATGCTGGTCTCGGGGGACGCCGACGGGCCGGGCTTCGGCTATTCGATCGGCCTCTTCGAGGCCTTCGCGCGGCCGGAGATCCTGATCGTCGGCCTCAATGCCGAGCTCATGCACGCCATGATCAACGCGATCGGCGAAGACCTGAAGGCCGGCGCGGTCTTCGAGGCGGAGGGGCGCCACGCCGGGATCATCGACGGTTTCGACTGCGCGATGCGGGCGGTGGCGCCGGCGCACTATCCGGACTACCTCGGCTACGCCCGCTGGTACTACGGCGGCGACGACTTCCCGGTCCTGCACTGCGTCTGGCCCGACAGGGCGGG